The following are encoded in a window of Bacteroidia bacterium genomic DNA:
- a CDS encoding amidase, which translates to METKYGFIKQSIKEFEGYLANLKIARTVVKIQQHHTYIPAYIHFKGSNHFEIQKGMKNTHVSVNGWADIGQQLSIFPDGSIVTGRSFETTPACIFGNNAHAVCIENIGNFDKGGDVMTQAQREAIVAVTAALCKKFNLVPNTNTIVYHHWFNLSTGVRNNGAGGNKSCPGTNFFGGNKVDDCAKNFIPLIVAKLANKPQLPTDTLKKYVVVTASSLNIRQGPSAQKPKVVNRTAAQLGSILRVYEETNAWLRISSSDQHWVAGNYTVEVKRAEVKANMLNIRSGAGSQFPKIDSLVKNTEVFIVAQQDGWSQISMESKWVSDKYLNFS; encoded by the coding sequence ATGGAAACAAAATATGGCTTTATAAAACAATCAATAAAGGAGTTTGAAGGCTACCTTGCAAATTTAAAAATTGCCAGAACAGTAGTCAAAATTCAACAGCACCATACATACATACCGGCTTATATTCATTTTAAAGGGAGCAATCACTTTGAAATACAAAAAGGAATGAAGAACACCCATGTCAGTGTTAATGGTTGGGCAGACATTGGGCAACAATTATCTATTTTTCCGGATGGCAGTATCGTAACAGGGCGTAGTTTTGAAACAACTCCTGCATGTATTTTTGGTAACAATGCGCATGCAGTTTGCATTGAAAACATTGGTAATTTTGACAAAGGTGGAGATGTGATGACCCAAGCGCAACGCGAAGCAATTGTTGCTGTTACTGCTGCATTATGCAAAAAGTTTAATTTGGTGCCCAACACCAATACTATTGTCTATCATCATTGGTTTAATCTGTCAACGGGAGTGAGAAATAATGGAGCCGGAGGAAATAAGTCTTGTCCGGGTACTAATTTCTTTGGAGGAAATAAAGTTGATGACTGTGCTAAAAACTTTATCCCTTTAATTGTTGCTAAACTTGCGAATAAACCACAACTACCAACAGATACATTAAAAAAATATGTGGTCGTAACGGCAAGTTCTCTTAATATCAGACAAGGACCTTCGGCTCAAAAACCCAAGGTTGTCAATAGAACTGCTGCGCAATTAGGCTCTATTCTAAGGGTTTATGAAGAAACAAATGCATGGTTGAGAATATCATCTTCAGACCAACATTGGGTTGCGGGAAATTATACCGTTGAAGTAAAAAGGGCAGAAGTGAAGGCAAACATGCTCAATATAAGATCCGGAGCCGGTTCGCAATTTCCTAAAATTGACAGCTTGGTTAAAAATACAGAAGTGTTTATTGTAGCACAACAAGATGGCTGGAGTCAGATTAGTATGGAGTCAAAATGGGTGAGTGATAAATACTTGAATTTTAGTTAG